One window of Gloeothece citriformis PCC 7424 genomic DNA carries:
- a CDS encoding OsmC family protein, translating to MSQHLATIQWKRNQAVFTDKRYSREHIWCFEGGAKVYASSSPDVVPIPYSNPTYVDPEGAFVASLSSCHMLWFLSCAAAKKFIVDSYLDHAVGLLAKNEQGKLAITVVRLRPQITFVGDNLPTPQQIEQLHHEAHQNCFLANSVKTEVIIETISSES from the coding sequence ATGTCCCAACATTTGGCAACTATTCAATGGAAACGTAACCAAGCTGTTTTTACTGATAAACGCTACAGTCGTGAACATATTTGGTGTTTTGAAGGGGGGGCAAAAGTTTATGCTTCTTCTTCTCCTGATGTTGTTCCTATCCCCTATTCTAATCCTACTTATGTTGACCCTGAAGGGGCTTTTGTTGCTTCGTTGTCAAGTTGTCATATGCTCTGGTTTCTCTCCTGTGCGGCTGCCAAAAAGTTTATTGTTGATAGTTATTTAGATCATGCTGTCGGTTTACTTGCTAAAAATGAACAAGGAAAACTGGCGATCACAGTTGTCCGTCTTCGTCCCCAAATTACTTTTGTTGGAGATAACTTACCTACCCCCCAACAAATAGAACAACTCCATCATGAAGCACATCAAAATTGTTTTCTGGCTAATTCAGTCAAGACAGAGGTTATTATTGAGACAATCTCCTCCGAATCATAA
- a CDS encoding S9 family peptidase produces MTNPKIAPYGSWKSPITSDLIVAGSIGLGSIRLDGEDIYWLEGRPTEGGRSVLVKLSPDGTRTDITPQPYNVRTRVHEYGGGSYLVVDGRIYFSNFADQQLYKQLPNSEPQRLTPESKQRYADIILDQRHNRLICVCEDQTNPDQEPENSIVSVDLNNGEVKTLVSGCDFYSSPRLSPDGLKLAWISWNHPNLPWDQSQISIASVKDDGTLGDPQLVAGEENESICEPKWSAEGYLYFASDRSGWWNLYRYSNTGVPEPLYPMKAEFSYPHWVFGLSTYTFSSQDNLLCSYTQNGRWYLANLNLTTQQFNLIDIPYTDISALHATENYLLFVGGSPTQPGAIVKLDLSTQKTTILKQSTNLEIDSGYISIPQAIAFPTTDGLTAYGWYYPPTNQDYQAPDGELPPLLVKSHGGPTACASASLSLRVQYWTSRGFAYLDVNYGGSTGFGREYRQRLEKKWGIVDVDDCVNGAKYLVDQGKVDGDRLAISGGSAGGYTTLAALTFRDTFKAGASYYGVSDLEALARDTHKFESRYLDRLIGKYPEEKELYQQRSPIMFTDRLSCPVIFFQGLEDKVVPPNQTELMVEAIKNKGLPVAYVPFEGEQHGFRRAENIKRALDGEFYFYSRIFGFTPAEDIQPVEIENL; encoded by the coding sequence ATGACTAACCCGAAAATCGCACCCTACGGATCTTGGAAATCTCCGATTACCTCAGACCTGATCGTCGCTGGAAGTATCGGTCTAGGGAGTATTCGCCTTGATGGAGAGGATATTTACTGGTTAGAAGGACGACCCACAGAAGGGGGAAGATCGGTTTTAGTCAAACTTTCCCCAGACGGAACTCGAACGGATATCACCCCTCAACCCTATAATGTGCGTACCCGTGTCCATGAATATGGAGGAGGGTCTTATTTAGTCGTCGATGGTCGAATCTATTTCTCTAATTTCGCCGATCAACAGTTATACAAACAACTCCCCAACAGCGAACCCCAACGTCTCACCCCAGAGTCTAAACAGCGCTATGCAGATATTATTTTAGATCAGCGTCATAATCGCTTAATCTGTGTCTGTGAAGACCAAACTAACCCCGATCAAGAACCAGAAAACAGTATCGTGAGTGTAGATCTCAATAATGGTGAGGTGAAAACCTTAGTCTCAGGATGTGACTTTTATTCCTCCCCTCGTTTGAGTCCTGATGGGTTAAAATTAGCCTGGATTAGTTGGAATCATCCTAATTTACCTTGGGATCAATCTCAAATATCGATCGCTTCCGTCAAAGACGATGGAACTCTCGGAGACCCTCAACTCGTGGCCGGTGAGGAGAATGAATCTATCTGTGAACCCAAATGGTCTGCCGAGGGTTACTTATATTTTGCCAGCGATCGCAGTGGATGGTGGAATCTTTACCGCTACAGTAACACAGGAGTCCCCGAACCCTTATATCCCATGAAGGCGGAATTTTCCTATCCTCATTGGGTTTTCGGACTGTCAACCTATACGTTTTCTTCTCAGGATAATTTACTCTGTAGCTACACTCAAAATGGCCGCTGGTATCTCGCTAATTTAAACCTCACAACTCAACAATTCAACCTCATTGACATCCCTTATACTGATATAAGCGCCCTTCACGCCACAGAAAATTATCTCCTGTTTGTTGGCGGTTCTCCCACTCAACCGGGGGCGATCGTTAAACTCGATTTATCCACTCAAAAAACCACTATTCTCAAACAATCCACGAATTTAGAGATAGACTCAGGATATATTTCTATTCCCCAAGCGATCGCTTTTCCCACCACAGACGGGTTAACGGCCTATGGTTGGTATTATCCCCCGACGAATCAAGATTATCAAGCACCGGACGGAGAATTACCCCCTCTACTGGTCAAAAGTCATGGCGGCCCGACGGCCTGTGCATCCGCGAGTTTAAGTTTAAGGGTACAATATTGGACGAGTCGAGGATTTGCTTATTTAGATGTCAATTATGGCGGAAGTACAGGATTTGGGCGAGAATATCGTCAACGGTTAGAGAAAAAATGGGGAATCGTGGATGTGGATGACTGCGTTAATGGGGCAAAATATTTAGTAGATCAGGGGAAAGTCGATGGCGATCGCCTAGCGATTTCTGGAGGAAGTGCCGGGGGTTATACCACTTTAGCGGCTTTGACTTTCCGAGATACGTTTAAGGCCGGAGCGAGTTATTATGGAGTCAGTGATTTAGAAGCCTTAGCCAGAGATACCCATAAATTTGAATCTCGATATTTAGACCGGTTGATAGGTAAATATCCCGAAGAAAAAGAGCTTTATCAACAGCGATCACCGATAATGTTTACCGATCGTCTTTCCTGTCCTGTAATTTTCTTTCAAGGGTTAGAGGATAAAGTTGTCCCTCCTAACCAAACAGAATTGATGGTAGAAGCGATTAAAAATAAAGGGTTGCCGGTTGCGTATGTCCCCTTTGAAGGAGAACAACATGGGTTTCGTCGCGCCGAAAATATTAAACGCGCCTTAGATGGAGAATTTTACTTTTATTCTCGTATTTTTGGGTTTACACCGGCTGAAGATATTCAACCTGTGGAGATTGAAAATTTATGA
- a CDS encoding glycosyltransferase family 39 protein: protein MNTKLIYQKPVYWLLIIILSLGIFLRFANLDKKVYWHDEVYTKLHLGGYFFGEWHSALFNGQIHRVEELQKYQILSPEKGLNHTLKTLAVDDPHHPPLYYIIARFWVKYLGNSITVIRSLSAFFSLLALGAMYWLCLELFSSSIIGWVAVSLLAVSPFFILYSQEAREYSFWSVIILASSIALLKSVRLISLTSKYFLTWATYGIILTLGLYTSLFTILVIIAHGTYLLIREKLRLTPIIRSYLITAIASLVLFSPWIIVFIANYEQYKRSTGWATLIKIPPLDLFKSLGLNISRVLVDLGGEFENPLIGVVIPIVLLLVGYSLYYLYRTTSIEVWGFIFTLIIIPIAFLLIPDLIKGGIRSVSPRYLVPSWLGILLSVAYLLTTHLNNNRKIWSALAVTVFSASIISSTVNFQSDTSWIKVISYSLPKVANIINESPSPLVVGNSTNYNPGNLIALSYRLKPEVKMQLLPNEQTYIIPDGFKEIFFLSPSQELGIKIENSQPITVKRVFRDNHLGLWKISRTIPL, encoded by the coding sequence ATGAACACTAAACTAATTTATCAAAAACCTGTATATTGGCTACTTATTATTATCTTAAGTTTAGGAATTTTTTTAAGATTCGCTAATCTAGATAAAAAAGTTTATTGGCATGATGAAGTTTATACAAAATTACATCTAGGGGGTTATTTTTTTGGTGAATGGCATTCCGCTTTATTCAATGGACAAATACACCGAGTTGAAGAGCTACAAAAATATCAAATTCTCAGCCCAGAAAAAGGATTAAATCATACTTTAAAAACTTTAGCAGTTGATGACCCTCATCATCCCCCTTTGTATTACATAATTGCCCGTTTTTGGGTTAAGTATTTAGGAAATTCTATTACTGTTATTAGAAGTTTATCAGCCTTTTTTAGTTTACTCGCTTTAGGGGCTATGTATTGGCTGTGTCTAGAGTTATTTTCCTCTTCTATTATCGGGTGGGTTGCCGTCAGTCTTCTCGCTGTTTCTCCCTTTTTTATTCTCTATAGTCAAGAAGCCCGTGAATATAGTTTTTGGAGTGTAATTATTTTAGCATCTAGTATTGCCTTACTTAAATCAGTACGCTTAATTTCCTTAACTTCTAAATATTTCCTAACTTGGGCAACCTATGGAATCATTTTAACACTGGGATTATATACTTCTTTGTTTACAATTTTAGTCATAATCGCTCATGGAACATATTTATTAATTCGTGAAAAATTGCGCCTAACTCCTATAATTAGATCTTATTTAATCACTGCGATCGCTTCTTTGGTGCTTTTTTCCCCTTGGATAATCGTATTTATTGCAAACTATGAACAGTATAAACGTTCAACGGGTTGGGCAACTTTGATTAAAATTCCTCCTTTGGATTTATTCAAATCTTTAGGACTTAATATCAGTCGAGTTTTGGTTGATTTGGGGGGAGAGTTTGAAAATCCTTTAATAGGTGTAGTTATTCCCATTGTTTTACTCTTAGTTGGATATAGTCTTTATTATCTCTATCGGACAACATCTATTGAAGTTTGGGGATTTATTTTTACTTTGATCATTATTCCCATCGCATTCTTGCTTATTCCTGATTTAATAAAAGGAGGAATCCGATCGGTATCTCCTCGTTATTTAGTCCCCTCTTGGTTAGGAATTCTTTTATCTGTTGCTTATTTATTAACCACTCATTTAAATAATAATCGAAAAATTTGGTCAGCGCTCGCTGTTACCGTTTTTTCTGCGAGTATCATTTCCTCTACAGTTAACTTTCAGTCGGATACTTCATGGATAAAAGTCATTAGTTATAGTCTTCCTAAAGTAGCCAATATTATTAATGAATCTCCGTCTCCTTTGGTAGTGGGGAATTCAACGAATTATAATCCAGGTAATTTAATTGCCTTAAGTTATCGTCTTAAACCAGAAGTCAAAATGCAATTATTACCGAATGAACAAACCTATATCATTCCTGATGGGTTTAAAGAAATATTCTTCCTTAGTCCTTCTCAAGAGTTAGGCATAAAAATAGAAAACTCACAACCCATAACAGTTAAAAGGGTATTTAGGGATAATCATTTAGGATTATGGAAAATAAGCCGAACTATCCCCCTTTAA
- the dnaB gene encoding replicative DNA helicase, with protein sequence MVDYKPQIADHSLPPQNVEAEELILGGILFDPRAIGRVADLLNPDIFYVKSHGDIYHAAHTLHLQGKPTDLMTVSAYLEDQHLLEKIGGLSRLAQLIERTVSAANIDRYAAIIIDKYLRRQLINAGRDIVTLGHDTTTELESVFEESEKKIFNLTQKRPQEGLIQIADPLMNAFTEMELMQQKLLLPGIPSGFYDLDAMTSGFQRSDLIIVAGRPSMGKTSFALNIAYNIAKDKNGIAIFSLEMSKEQLAQRLLASEAQIDSNRLRSGRFGQNEYEKLARALGTISDLPIYINDQGNISVAQMRSQIRRLQSEKKVELGLVLIDYLQLMEGSGSDNRVQELSRITRSLKALAREVNAPVIALSQLSRAVEARTNKRPMMSDLRESGSIEQDADLIIMLYRDEYYHPDSHDRGIAEVIITKHRNGPTGQVKLLFKPEFTQFLNLQQNRSVY encoded by the coding sequence ATGGTAGACTATAAGCCTCAAATTGCTGACCATTCCCTGCCGCCACAAAATGTAGAAGCTGAAGAACTAATTTTAGGGGGAATACTCTTCGATCCAAGGGCGATCGGACGAGTAGCAGATCTGTTAAATCCAGACATTTTTTATGTTAAATCTCACGGCGATATTTATCACGCAGCCCACACCCTACATTTACAGGGAAAACCAACGGATTTAATGACCGTATCGGCCTATTTAGAAGATCAGCATTTGTTGGAAAAAATAGGAGGATTAAGTCGGTTAGCCCAATTAATTGAACGGACGGTTTCAGCCGCTAATATCGATCGCTATGCGGCGATTATTATCGATAAATATTTGCGTCGTCAATTGATTAATGCGGGTCGAGATATTGTCACCTTGGGTCACGATACTACAACCGAATTAGAAAGCGTTTTTGAAGAGTCAGAAAAGAAAATTTTTAACCTCACTCAAAAGCGTCCTCAAGAAGGGTTAATACAAATTGCCGACCCTTTGATGAATGCTTTTACAGAGATGGAATTAATGCAGCAAAAACTATTATTGCCGGGAATTCCATCCGGATTTTATGATTTAGATGCCATGACCAGTGGGTTTCAACGGTCGGATTTAATCATTGTGGCAGGACGGCCATCGATGGGAAAAACAAGTTTTGCTCTGAATATTGCCTATAATATTGCTAAAGATAAAAATGGAATAGCTATTTTTAGTTTAGAAATGTCTAAAGAGCAATTAGCCCAGAGACTATTAGCTAGTGAAGCTCAAATTGATAGTAACCGTTTACGGTCAGGACGCTTTGGACAAAATGAATATGAAAAGTTAGCTAGGGCATTAGGAACAATCTCAGATTTACCGATTTATATTAATGACCAAGGTAATATCTCTGTTGCTCAAATGCGCTCTCAAATTCGACGCTTACAATCGGAAAAAAAGGTAGAACTCGGATTAGTTTTAATCGATTATTTACAGTTAATGGAGGGAAGTGGAAGCGATAACCGAGTACAAGAATTATCCCGTATAACTCGCTCTCTTAAAGCTTTAGCGAGAGAAGTTAATGCCCCAGTTATTGCCCTATCTCAATTAAGTCGTGCTGTTGAAGCCAGGACAAATAAACGTCCTATGATGTCAGATTTGAGAGAATCAGGATCGATTGAGCAAGATGCGGATTTAATTATTATGTTATATCGAGATGAATACTATCATCCTGATTCCCACGATCGCGGTATAGCTGAAGTCATTATTACTAAACATAGAAATGGCCCAACAGGACAGGTTAAACTCTTATTTAAACCTGAATTTACCCAGTTTCTTAACTTGCAACAAAATCGCTCAGTCTATTAA